In Candidatus Roseilinea sp., one DNA window encodes the following:
- a CDS encoding 4Fe-4S ferredoxin → MQRVIPRIDEQRCTGCGNCEALCPTQAVQVVNDKAVIVRPEACVYCDVCETFCPEGAIGRPFLIVFNEALEQLDCSKRPDRDMT, encoded by the coding sequence ATGCAGCGCGTGATCCCGCGCATAGACGAGCAGCGGTGCACCGGCTGCGGCAACTGCGAAGCACTCTGTCCCACGCAGGCGGTGCAAGTGGTAAACGACAAAGCAGTGATCGTCCGGCCGGAGGCATGCGTCTATTGCGACGTGTGCGAGACGTTTTGTCCGGAAGGGGCAATCGGCCGGCCGTTCCTGATCGTTTTCAACGAAGCCCTTGAACAGTTGGATTGCTCAAAGCGGCCTGACCGCGATATGACCTGA